CAACATCTCGTCCACTTCGCCGTCGTAGGCCGAGTGCAGCACGAAGAGAGCGAACACCTCGGCGTGGAAGAGGCCGTAGCGCTCGGTGGCGGTGAGAAGGAAGGCAGCGCGCTTGCGCTGGAGGAGGTGGGCGGCGTCCTCGCGCACGGGCCCCAGGGCGCCCAGCCGTACCGCACGCCAGTCATCCAAGGACTCCACCAACCGGGGCATGTCCACGCGCTGCTGCAAGGCGACGAATTCGGCGGGCGAGGTGCACGAAAGGAAGGGGGCGAGGAGCGCCTCCTTTCCAGAGGAGAAGTCAGGCCAGCCCCGGGGCACGGCCTGGCCTCCGCAGGTGGGAGGGGCCTGGGGGGCGGCCTCCCCACTGGCCACCTCGCGCGGGGCCGCTTCGTCCGAGCCCATCCTGGCAAGGTCCGAGCCTGGTCCGCGGGCGCTCCGTTGGCGGTGCGGCCGCTCCTGCGCGCCTGCTTCCATGAAGGAGATGGAGGCGGGTGTCTGGAGAAGGGGCGTACCCGTCGCCGTCTCTCGCAACGTGGACAGGGCGCGCGGGCCCGGGGAACTGCTCCCGCCGGGTCGTGGTACCGGTGTGACGCAACCCGTGGTGAGCAGGACGCTCCCCAGCAGTAGCGCCGCCCGGTTTCTCAGCAAGGCCCCGGCGCGCATCGTCCACCCCATCCCCAGGGTGGCCATTCCCCCCCGGACGCCGCGTCCCGTCCGCCTTCGGGAACCGTCGCGTGCCGCCCTGTGCCAGTCCTGGGTGTGGACCACCTCTCGCGGTTCCCGCATGGACAGCTTCTCTGCCGCCATCTCCACCTCGTCAAGAAGCTGCCTCGGCGATCTTCCAACCTACCAGATGCGGACGCGGGCATCGGGTGCAAGATAGAGCTTCTGATCCGGCTCTACCTTGTACGCGGCATACCAGGCATCGAGGTTGCGGACGGTCCATACTCGCTCGCGCCCCGGAGCGTGCGCATCCGAGAGAAGCTGCGACCGGAGCGCGGGCTCGCGATACTTGATTCGCCAGCCCTGGGCATAGCCCAGGAAGAAGCGCTGGTCGCCGGTGGTGTCATCGAGCTCCGGGGCGGGCTCGTCCCGGAGCGCTCGATGATAGGCATCATACGCCACCGCGAGCCCGGCCAGATCGGCGATGTTCTCGCCCAGCGTCAGCGCGCCCTGGATCCGCTGTCCGGGGATTGGTTCATAGGCGTCATATTGTGCGACCAGCTTGTCGGTGAGCGCGGTGAATCGCTTGGCGTCCTGTGGCGTCCACCAGTCGGTGAGCCGACCCGAAGCGTCGAACTTGCGACCCTGGTCGTCGAACAGGTGACTGAGCTCATGGCCAATCGTGGTGCCAATGCCGCCGTAATTGACGGCCGGATCGGCGTTCGGGTCGAAAAAGGGCGGCTGCAGGATGGCGGCGGGAAGGATCAGCTCGTTCGCGGTCATGTTGGCGAAGGCGTTCGCCGCCGTTACCGGTGACAGCCACTCGTCGCGATCGACCGGCCGGCCGAGGCGGCCGATGATTCGCTGGTATTCGAAGGCGTTGGCGCGCGCCACGTTGCCGACCAAGTCGTCTGGTTTGATCTCGAGCGCGGTGTAATCACGCCAGGTGTTCGGATACCCGATCTTCACCCGGACATGGGCGAGTTTGGCGCGCGCCTTCGATTTCGTCTCCGGCGCCATCCAGTCGAGCCGCTCCAACCGGTCACCCATCGCGGCGATCACGTTCTGGACCATCGTCTCGACCTCGGCCCTGGCTCGCGGTGGGAAGTAGCGCGCGACGTATTCCCTGCCCACGGCGTCGCCCATGCAGTTGCCGACGAGCATCACGGCGCGCCTGGCGCGAGGCTGCTGTTCGGGCGTTCCGGCGAGTGCCGTGCCGTAGAAGGCGAAGCGCGCCTCCTCGAAGGGCTTGGAGAGATAACGCGCGTAGCTGCTCAGCATCCTGAGCGTCAGATAATCCTTGAGCACGGGCAGCGGCGTGCTGGCGTAGACCCGCGCCTCGCCGATGAAGGCGCTCGGCTGCATCGCGATGTAGGCTGGCTGGTGCTGGATCTCCAGCGCGGTGAAATAGTCGCGCCATGGGAAGCCTGGCGCCTTCTCCTCGAAATCGGCAAGCGACCATTTGTTGTAGGTCTTCTCCGCGTCGCGCGTGTCCGCGCGCGTCCAGTGAGCCTCCGCGAGTGCTTTCTCGAACGCGAACACGGCCACCGCGCGGGCGTCCGCATCACGCTCCCCCGCGAGTGTCAGCATCTTCGCCAGATAGGCTTGATAGGCGGTCCGGATCGACGCGAGCCGCGCGTCGTCCATGAGGTACAGATCGCGGTCTGGCAGCCCCAGTCCCGACTGGCGCAGGCTCGCGATATAGGCATCAGGCTCCTTGTCGTCCTGTCCGACGTTGGGTACGAAGAGGCCGCCGATGTCATGGCGCACGAGCTTCGCCATCTCGACCGCGAGCTCCTCGCGGGTGGTGGCGCCCGAGATCGCCCTCATCCACGGCTCGACCGGCGCGAGGCCTTTCGCCTGGAGTGTGGTTTCGTCCATGAAGCTCGCGTAGAAGTCGCCCAGCTTGGACCCTCGAAGCTTCGCGGCATCCTCGATGATCAGGCGGGTACGCTCGGTCGACAGCTCCTGGAGCACATGGTGCATGCCGTAGGAGGCGCGATTCACTGGGAGCGGCGTGTCCCTCAGCCAGCCGCCGTTGGCATGAGCGTAGAAGTCGTCGCCTGGAGCCACGCTCCTGTCCATGCCTGACCAATCGAGCCCGATGTCGTCTGTCCGCGGCTTCGATGCTCGAGCGGCGACGAAGGCGTTGCCTGCCGTCGCGCCACACGCGAGCACGGAGGTGGCAACTCCTCCAAGGAGGGTGGTCAGCAGGCACGCCGTGAGCAAAGGGACCTTCATGAAGGGATTCCTTCCGTTGGTTCTGTTGACGTCAGGACTCCCGAGCCCGGCACCTTGGATTCAAAGGCGGATTTTTTTCGGGCGTCTCGGGGGGCGTACGGCGGGACGGTGTGATTCGAATTCTCCGCCCGCGTCTCCCCCGAGACGTGACGAGGACTGACAAGTTCGTTTTCAGGGCCCTCTGTCCGATGTCTGGTTCTGGGTGTTGGTGGAGTTCACAAACCCATACTGGAGGCGGTGCTCCGTTCACCAATCACTGCCCGCGGGGTGGGCGGATCTGTCGCGGAGACAGGGGCGTGTGTTACCGCCTGTCCATGCGCGATCTCACCTCACTCCCTCCCTCCGTGCCCGCGCGCCTGAGCGCGCCCGGGAAGGTGCGTCGCGTGTTGATGACCGCGAGCACCGCCAGCGCTGGCGGTGTATGGACGTACGCACTGGAATTGAGCCGGGCACTGGGCCGCCGGGGTGTGGCGGTGACGCTGGCCACCCAGGGCGAGCCCCTCACCGCGGCCCAGTGGGCCGAGGTCCACGCCGTGCCGGGCCTCACCGTCGAGCAGAGCACCTGGAAGGTGGAGGGGACACAGGACTGCTGGGAGGACGTGGCGGCCGCGGGGCGGTGGCTGCTGGAGCTGGAGTCGCGCCTCCGGCCGGACGCGGTGCACCTCAATGGTTATTGCCATGGCGCGTTGCCGTGGCGGCGCAGGCCGCTGGTGGTGGGCCATACATGCCCCCTCGCGTGGTGGGAGGCGGTGACGGGGGAGCCCGCCCTGG
This is a stretch of genomic DNA from Archangium violaceum. It encodes these proteins:
- a CDS encoding M13 family metallopeptidase, whose amino-acid sequence is MKVPLLTACLLTTLLGGVATSVLACGATAGNAFVAARASKPRTDDIGLDWSGMDRSVAPGDDFYAHANGGWLRDTPLPVNRASYGMHHVLQELSTERTRLIIEDAAKLRGSKLGDFYASFMDETTLQAKGLAPVEPWMRAISGATTREELAVEMAKLVRHDIGGLFVPNVGQDDKEPDAYIASLRQSGLGLPDRDLYLMDDARLASIRTAYQAYLAKMLTLAGERDADARAVAVFAFEKALAEAHWTRADTRDAEKTYNKWSLADFEEKAPGFPWRDYFTALEIQHQPAYIAMQPSAFIGEARVYASTPLPVLKDYLTLRMLSSYARYLSKPFEEARFAFYGTALAGTPEQQPRARRAVMLVGNCMGDAVGREYVARYFPPRARAEVETMVQNVIAAMGDRLERLDWMAPETKSKARAKLAHVRVKIGYPNTWRDYTALEIKPDDLVGNVARANAFEYQRIIGRLGRPVDRDEWLSPVTAANAFANMTANELILPAAILQPPFFDPNADPAVNYGGIGTTIGHELSHLFDDQGRKFDASGRLTDWWTPQDAKRFTALTDKLVAQYDAYEPIPGQRIQGALTLGENIADLAGLAVAYDAYHRALRDEPAPELDDTTGDQRFFLGYAQGWRIKYREPALRSQLLSDAHAPGRERVWTVRNLDAWYAAYKVEPDQKLYLAPDARVRIW